GTCCATAAGTAAATGAAAGAGTCTTGGCTGCATAGATATAAATCCAACACCAAGCTACATTCATATTAACCGAATTAAAACCAAGTcttagtttttactttttagagtATAAAGTTGAAACACGAGATGGAAATTAGTTACGGTATATCATTTCAAAGTTATTAGAGTTGCGAGTGTCAGTGTTGTGATTTATGAATCCAATGTgacgttcaaaaaaaaaagaatacactACATGCATATATTTGAAAGTTTAGtttgtataaattttttaactcaaaaacatataattttcataacaaaaatattttaaatataattaaccCTAAAACCGGCTTGAGGATTCTCAAGGACCCTTGAATTGCTTGGTCGGTCTATCTTGATCTCTAtccatatattttatgttatatatgaTATGCGTGTACACACATATGCTAAAGCTAGTGTTGattttatttaagataaaaatattataataatacaGGCAATATACCTTCAGGTCAAGAGAAATGATATTTATTATTACCCATTGAAAAAGACTCATTTGatcaagagagaaaaagaaTCTATCATATGAACCAAAAAAGCATCTTTCTATCTTTTCAAATGCTTGCTTCCTTCAAATCCTCTAGCTCCTCCTCCGAAGATGCCACCGAgaatcctcctcctcctccgttaTGCCTCGCCTCATCTTCCGCCGCAACATCCGCCGCTCATCACCTCCGTCGTCTACTATTCACAGCTGCGGATTTCATCTCTCAGTCCAACGTCTCCGCCGCTCAAAACATACTCTCAATCCTCACCTCAAACTCATCCCCTTACGGCGACTCCACGGAGCGGCTCGTCCATCTCTTCACGAAAGCCTTGTCCGTACGGATCGGCTTGTCCGAAAATGCTGCCACGTGGACAACGAACGAAATGACTAGCTCCACGGTTTTTACGAGCAGTGTATGCAAAGAACAGTTCTTGTTTCGAaccaagaacaacaacaactctGATCTCGAGTCTTGTTACTATCTTTGGCTGAACCAACTAACGCCGTTTATTCGGTTCAGCCATTTAACGGCGAACCAAGCGATCCTCGACGCGACGGAGACAAACAACGGTAACGGAGCTTTACATATACTTGACTTAGATATATCACAAGGACTTCAATGGCCTCCGTTGATGCAAGCCCTAGCCGAGAGATCATCATCAAACCCTAGCAGTACTCCACCTCCTTCCCTCCGCATAACCGGATGTGGTCGAGACGTAACCGTATTAAACCGAACCGGAGATCGGTTAACCCGGTTTGCTAACTCTCTAGGACTTCAGTTTCAGTTTCACACGCTTGTGATCGCTGAAGAAGACCTCGCCGGACTTTTGCTACAGATCAGATTATTAGCTCTCTCCGCCGTACAAGGAGAGTCCATCGCCGTCAACTGCGTCCACTTCCTTCACAGATTCTTTAACGACGACGGAGACATGATCGGTCACTTCCTGTCGGCGATCAAGAGCTTAAACCCTAGAATCGTGACAATGGCGGAGAGAGAAGCGAACCATGGAGATCCTTCGTTCGTGAATAGATTCTCAGAGGCTTTAGATCATTTCATGGCGATATTTGATTCGTTGGAAGCCACTTTGCCGCCAAACAGCAGAGAGAGGCTAACCCTAGAGCAACGGTGGTTCGGTATGGAGATTTTGGATGTTGTGGCGGCGGAAGCGGCGGAGAGAAAGCAAAGACATCGGAGGTTTGAGGTTTgggaggagatgatgaagagacaTGGCTTTGCTAACGTGCCAATAGGAAGCTTTGCTTTCTCTCAAGCTAAGCTTCTGCTTAGACTCCATTATCCTTCAGAAGGTTATAATCTTCAGTTTCTCAACGATTCTTTATTTCTTGGATGGAAAAATCGTCTTCTCTTCTCCGTTTCATCGTGGAAATGatttagtagagagagagaagcaacCTAAACTTAGGTTTAGTAGAGAGGAAAATATCTGATAATTTTTGGTGTTAGggcaaacaaaaaaatgatttacaGATGACGTCGGAGGAAGGTGGCTCCGGCGAAGATTGTCGACGGTGGAGGAATCTTGGGATGTgtgtcctttttttttgtttcttgggaAGCTGAAACAAAGAGACAACCTAATCTTTTGTGTTCAACCtactaatatctattttttcAAACTCAATCTTAGGTGTATCGGTTTAACATATATAATCCCATTTTGTcccttttctttttcattttatttgatttttttagtcgATCCACTCGTATATTAGTTGcattttaagatttattataTGCATCCACTTATCAGATCcaaatgtattttatatttttctatattaatatatgatgatgatgataagtgTTTATGGTATTGTTCAAAAGAAAGGTTGTAATGGTAGGTGAAAGTTATATAAACTATTTGGTTGAAATTGTCCGATTTAAATTAGTCACGTCATAGTTATAAATTTAAAGACCTTAAAATTTGTGGAAATGGCCTTATATTTGGACTTAACCGGTTTAATAATATAATCAGCACGAAAGAGTTGTTAATCTGTCTCTTCAATCTTTTGAGAGATTCCACTTTCGCATGCTCTTTTTAATctgttttctaattattttagatatatatgaccgCCCTCTTTGTTGCACAAGTCTATGCCTCagctttttaataaatttttcgaTTAGAATGGAACATTGTAGCTTTTACGACCCTTTAGTCAATCCAAAAAGATCAAAATATACTAGAAAAAAACTATCATCAATCCGTCGTGCCTCCAAAAAGAACTCTATATGTGAAATTTGAAGCAGTTGACCATTCTGAGTTGActttaatatatgtttagtacTAAGATGGTTCCAATACACAGCTCCTTAATCAAGAGTCAAAATGTTTTCGttaaaaagaatatattaatattgATGTATGGAGTACagatattttggatgtttttcaTTCATACTTCTATAAAATTCCAAACCATACTTTAATGGTATCTATTcacaattttacattttcaaaaagtaaattaattatttatagtaCTCGTTAAGTTCTTACATCGTTATATGTAGTTAACGTGTCAAAGATATAACTacaaataaatcaataaataatGATTAATTTACTAATAATAGTTTGCTCGCGTTTAATAACACTGAAGAATAATACCACCGACTATTTTTCCAAATCTTCTCATTTATTCTTCAGAATTTTTATGGATTATAAGGACTTTGCGATCATGATTTGCATAATGCACTTTTTGCTATCCAATTGTCTCCAATAATTAACCTTTTGTTGAAACCATTGGTGTTATTGGTGGAGAAGGTTATGGAGCCGAGATTGCTCTTGGTAACAAAAAGAGAGACCATTCGATCACTAGATGATTTCTCATGATGTGTATGAACCTGTATAATGGAGTATATGGAAGTTGTTATGGTGCATTTCATTGCGTTATTTAGAATGTACACCAGACGACCAAACCTATGTGGGCTATGGATGTAAATTAAGATAATGCAAAGTATCATCTTAACCAAGGTTAAAAGGCATGCGTCTTATGATTTCAGTTTTGATTGGCACATATTACAAATCTGTTTGAAAACATTTCTATGTTTTGTTGATCTAGCAACTTCTTATTAAT
This Brassica napus cultivar Da-Ae chromosome C6, Da-Ae, whole genome shotgun sequence DNA region includes the following protein-coding sequences:
- the LOC106350986 gene encoding scarecrow-like protein 18 translates to MNQKSIFLSFQMLASFKSSSSSSEDATENPPPPPLCLASSSAATSAAHHLRRLLFTAADFISQSNVSAAQNILSILTSNSSPYGDSTERLVHLFTKALSVRIGLSENAATWTTNEMTSSTVFTSSVCKEQFLFRTKNNNNSDLESCYYLWLNQLTPFIRFSHLTANQAILDATETNNGNGALHILDLDISQGLQWPPLMQALAERSSSNPSSTPPPSLRITGCGRDVTVLNRTGDRLTRFANSLGLQFQFHTLVIAEEDLAGLLLQIRLLALSAVQGESIAVNCVHFLHRFFNDDGDMIGHFLSAIKSLNPRIVTMAEREANHGDPSFVNRFSEALDHFMAIFDSLEATLPPNSRERLTLEQRWFGMEILDVVAAEAAERKQRHRRFEVWEEMMKRHGFANVPIGSFAFSQAKLLLRLHYPSEGYNLQFLNDSLFLGWKNRLLFSVSSWK